The DNA segment GCAGCCGACTCGGTTGAGCAGCTGCTTTGATTGATATTATATTAAGTTGTCAGTAATTAGAACCAATTATCACCTTCATGACCGGATACTCTGTTGCGACGTATACGATTCCGAAATATATTGCAGCCAGCAGTTGCGCACTGACGGCTGCGAATCCGCCGTCTTTGTCCCATTGCATGTCACCTCCTCCAAGACGTAAATCAAAATTCAATTACCCTTTTCGGAGGCTTTTGAAACATCTTTTTTCAAAAAAAATTCGGCTATCGAATCTCTGAGGGACTCTTGCCGGTATATTGCTTAAATTGGCGGCTGAAAAAGAAAATATCTTTATATCCAAGTGCGTCAGCCACCTCGGTCACGTTCATTCCAGCGTGCAAAAGCAAATGCTGGGCCCGATCGATTCTGGATTTAATAATATATGCTTGCACCGGCATACCGATTAATTCCTTGAATTTGATAGAAAAATAACGCGGCGATAGCCCTGCCCGAGCTGCTAAGCTATCCACTTTATGCGGTAAACCGGGCTGCTGAACAACGTAATTGGCTATCTCGAGAATAATTTCCGCAAGCTGATTGCTGACTTTTTTCTCCACGGGCACATAACGTTCCTCCCGTAGCAGATGAATGAGCAGTTGCTTCAATATGAGCCGAGCTTCTTCTTCAAAGGCGTAAGCTTTAATCAGGAACAAACGAACATAACGCGATAACATATACTCGAAATCAAGCGTATCTTCCAGTTTGCGGTAAGAGCCCGGGACTTCACTTACAGGTTCATCCACATCAAAGTGGATATAAGTCAATACGAGCGGACGCTGCGGATTATGCGTAGCACTTGGATGGTCACCGCGGCGAAACAAAAAACAGCTGCCTTTGGAAACGGGGATAGACTTATCGTGCAAGTTAACCGTGCCTTCCCCACTCCATACATAGAATAAATCGTAATTGGCCAATGGCTTATCCCGTTTATGCCATTTCCAGCCCGGCTCACAAACGATTTTCGCAAAGGCCGGTTTTAATATGAACGAGGACGGTGAAACATGGAGCATGCCCTTTCCCCTCCCGAATCAAAATCATTCCGAATATATTATATCGCCTACCGGCGTCCGCTTAAAACCACTTTCCATACATCCGCCATTCTCTGGATTCCTTCCCTGATCCGTTTGTGATCCAAACGGGCAAAGCAAAAGCAAGCCGCTGGTGCTCCCGCTGATAAATGATAAATTGATGCATCCCGGAAATGCACGCCGTCCGTAAACACAGCAGAGCGAAAAAGCTCATAATCCTCCGCAGTACCGCACCAGCGAGCATACACATGCAAGCCGGCATCAGATGGCTGGAGGTCAAACAACGCTCCGGCATATTCGTGCATTGAGGTACAAAGCCATTCATGCCTTTCCCCATAGTAACGACGCATTCTCCGCAAATGTCGGGCATATTCCCCACGCCGCATGAAGCGAGCCAGCGCTCGCTGCTCCAGCCTGGCTGGAGAGACGGGCTCGTACAATGCCTTGGCACGAGCCATCGGCTCCACAAGACTTGGCGGCAGCACTGCATAGCCGATGCGAAGCGCGGCGAACATCGTCTTGGAGAAGGAGCCGACATACACGACGCGTTCCTCGCGGTCGAGCGCCTTCAGCGGCTCCAGCGGCCGGCCGGCGAAGCGAAACTCGCTGTCATAATCATCTTCGATGATGACAGCGTTCCGCCGCGCCGCCCAGGCGAGCAGTTCCCGGCGCCGCGCCGGGGACAGCACTGCGCCGGTCGGGTACTGCCGACCCGGCGTCACAAACAGCAGCCGCGCGTCCCAATCGCGCGGCACGATGCCATCGCCGTCAACCTCAGCGGCGATGGTTCTGGCTCCGCAGGCGGCGACGGCTCGGGAGATCCCCGTGTAACACGGGTTCTCCAGCACTGCCGGCTGGCCTGGCCCCAGCAGAAGCTGGGCCAGCAGCACGAGCGCCTGCATCGAGCCATTGAACAGGCAGATTTGCTCCGCATCTGCCGCAATACCGCGGCTGTGCCGCAGATGAGCAGCAATCGCCTCGCGTAACTCGATATCGCCAGCCGCGTCCTCGAGCGCTAGGGAAGACGAGTCAAGCTCCTCCCTGACAGCCGCTGCGATCGCACTCTTCCATTCGGCTAAAGGAAATAACTCCAAGGATGGCCCAGTATCGCAAAATGAGATCAGATTGTCCGAAGAACACCATCTCTGCTCCAGCCGTGGAAGTTCGGTTACAATGCCTCCCCACGCGGACAATTCAATGGTTGAACCTTCGTGTAATTGTTGGGTTGAACGAGGAATCACATCGGATACATAAGTACCGCTTCCCATCTCCGCATAAACATAACCATCTCCATGAAGCATATCGTAAGCCTGAGATACACTGCCGCGAGATAAGCCGTATAGTGCGGCAAGTTCACGCGTAGAAGGAAGGCGAGTTCCGACCGTTAGAATCCCGTCGTGGATTGCCTCGCGCAGCGCGTAATAGAGCACCAAATATTTATAACGGTGTATTTTGCTATGCCTTTCTATCGGAAGGATAAAATCCAAGCTTAATCACCCTATCTTTATCATTTATCAAAAGTGGATCAGTCAATTTAATGTAAAGTGGTTCTTTTTTTATGTCAATCCAGTACGTACACTAATTTCAAGCTCAATATCAAAAGATAGGAGAAATTAGGTTATGAGGAGAAAAGAATTTGCGATGAACGAAAATGAACAGGAAGTAGAAAGCTTTCTGCAGGAGATGACCTTCGGCTTTCTCGGCACTGTGGGCAGCGATGGCATGTGCCGGGTTACTCCCTTGAATTTTGTGTACGGAAATGGCTATTTCTATGTGCACGGCAGTCTGGCCGGAGAAAAAATGAAGCATCTAAAATCCAATTCGAATGTCAGCTTCACGGTCGCCAAGGAATATGCAATCATTCCGTCCTATTTCACCCACCCGCAGCTCGCCTGTCCCGCTTCCGCTTACTTCAAGAGTGTAATGGTTAGCGGGCATGTTGAAATCGTAAACGATTTGCAGGAGAAGGCTGATGCTTTCAGCATGTTTATGCAGAAGCTGCAGCCGGAAGGCGGCTATGCTCCTATCGATCCGGCGAACACACTCTATGCCGGACAACTGAAGGCCGTCGCTCTGATTCGTATCGTCCCCGCCAAGATCAGCGCCAAGTTCAAGTTTGGACAAAATCTAAAGGCCGATACATTTGAAAACGTCGTTGAAGCCCTTCGAAAGAGAGGCGAAAACCTGGATGACGAAACAGTAGAGCAGATGCAAAAATACTGTCCTTTCCATGCTGGGGAGTAAATACGAAATCATCGACTCCCTATAGCCAAAGTGATATAATGTTAGGCAGTAAAAACGGAAGCTATCCATTATATCAAACTGATCGGAAGGATGATACGCAATGAACCCACTTGCGGAGCAGTTGAACGAAAATCTTAAATCCGGTAATGCCCATTTATTTGAAATGCTGTCCACGCTAGGCAAGGAGATTTACTTTCCGAAGGAAGGAATCCTTAGTCAATCTGCGGAAGCCTCCAGCCATGCGAAGAAGTTCAATGCCACCATCGGTATTGCCACGGAAAATGGCGGCCCGATGCACCTTGCCGTTATTCAAGATACCTTGTCTGCCTATAAGCCGCAGGATCTGTATCCCTATGCTCCCCCTGCGGGCAAACCCGAGTTGAGAACGATATGGCGCGAAAAGATGATCCGCGAGAATCCTTCCCTGAACGGTAAAAGCTTCGGTAATCCCATAGTCACTAATGCACTTACTCACGGGCTAAGCATTGTGGCTGACCTATTCGTAGATGAAGGGGATGCTGTAATTTATCCAGATAAAAATTGGGAAAATTATGAACTGACTTTCGGCATCCGTCGCCACGGTTCTATCGTTAACTACCCACTATTTACTGAAGATATGAAATTCAACAGTGAAGGTCTCCGCGAGACGCTCCTTGCTCAGAAAGACAAAGGCAAAGCCGTTGTTATTCTTAATTTCCCAAATAACCCAACCGGGTACACTCCGGGAGCTAAGGAAGGAGAACAAATCGTCGCTGCGATCCAAGAGGCTGCGGAAGCAGGCATTAACGTTGTTGTCGTCACGGATGACGCATACTTTGGCCTGTTCTTCGAGGATTCCTTGTCCGAATCCCTCTACGGCAAACTAGCCGGCCTTCATCCGCGTATTTTGCCAATAAAGGTAGACGGTGCGACGAAGGAAGAATATGTATGGGGCTTTCGAGTAGGCTTCATTACATTTGCGGCAGAAAACAAGGAAGTACTCGCTGCTCTAGAGCAAAAGACACTGGGCATCATTCGTGCCACCATCTCGAGCGGCGCTCATCCATCACAGACATTTGTTCTTCAAGCGCTGAAATCCCCAGATTTCGAAACGCAGAAAGAAGAGAAGTTCCAGGTCATGAAAGGCCGAGCAAACAAAGTAAAATCCCTGCTTGACAGTGGAAAATATGGTGACGTATGGGCATACTACCCATTTAACTCAGGGTACTTTATGTGTCTTAAGCTTAGAGAGGTGCAGGCCGAGGAGCTTCGTCAGCATTTGCTCCATGAATACGGCATTGGAACGATTGCCCTTGGCGAACATGATCTGCGCATTGCCTTCTCTTGTATTGCTGAGGACAACCTGGAAGAGCTGTTCGATATCATTTACAAGGCGGTAATGGATTTACAATCCAAATAATATCCGGCAGGTATCGGCACAGTCGCCCAAGCATAATCACGCCCCTGATCATACACTACGTAGTGACTTACACAATGTTAGTTGGAAAGGGGTATGTACATGAGCGGTTTTGAGGAAGGAAGAGGCGGCTGTGGCGGCGGTTACGGCGGATATGGCGGCGGATTGTTCACTAGCACTGGTGTAATCCTTGTACTCTTTATTTTGTTAGTCATTGTGAGCCGTGCTTTCATCTAATCCAACGTCAAATGAATTAGATTCGAATCTAAAAACTAAACGCCCTGCAGCCGCAGGGCGTTTGTCGTTATAATCGTCTCCATTATTCATCTTCCTCAAGATTACTCCATTTTCGCGTCCAATTGGAGCGAAGAATCAGCACAAGCAACATGCCAGCGGCTAATCCGCCTATGCCAAGCATTGGATTGGCATCTGGGCTAATTAAAGAGGCCGCGAGGAGAGGCAGCCATAATATTGCAGCTAAAACGAACAACAGCCGAGAAATAAGCCGCAGCACCTCCTTAAGCCTTATGCCCTGCATAATCGGGTAATAGGAGGCTGCCGGAGAATCCCGATGGACATACCGCAGAGCGGTAAGCTGGGTAGCGATTATGAAAATAAAAAATACATAAATGGCCACCCCTAACCAAGAATTCCCCGTCCAATATATGAGCAGCATGCCCAGCAATGCTAAACGAGCAATGATGCCCAGCAGTTCGCTCCTGACGAAGGTCTTGATAAGTAAATAGCGGTACGAGGTGCTCTGTTTCCAGGGAATCCGATTACCGATCATCGACAGCCAGCGGCGGCGAATGACCTTCTGCCCTTCGGCGGGAATCTCTACGAACCAGCCGAGAATCATCATTGCTCGGGCAGCGCCGGATTTTTCGTACGATATTAAATTCTCCCAGGCTAAAGCATGTTTCATCGGAAAACGCAAAGCAAGCACATAATTCACGCTTAGCAGAAGCATGAACAGTAGACTTTTCCACCAAGCCGGCTGCCAGATCCAAGCCGCAAGCATGAGCAGGATGAAGCACCAGCGCAGCAATCGATAGCCTGCCTTGGCCCGAGAGGTCGTAATTCTAAGCTCCTGCCAGGCACCGTAAGTGCTCAGCACCTTCAGAAGCAGAAGAACAATAAGCATCCCCCAGAACGGAATCACAGGTTCACCGCTTCTAACATACATCGGCCATACAGTAAGCGTGACTAGATATAGTCCGAGCAGTTTATATACAACCCCGCTGAAATATACCGGAAATAAATACTCCTTCATCCTCGATTCCTGCGGAAGCAGAAATATTACATCCGCCGGCTGCACATAGGTTCGAAAGCCGGAATACACAGTTAAAGGCCCTAGCAGCAGAAACATAATCCAGCGAATGGGCAGACCCGGTGGCAGAGCCTGCAGGAATGAGGTATACCATGCCGAGAATACGATTATCAGAATAAGGAGCACGACCGCGACTCCACTCTGAAATACATAAGGCAAATAGGGGATAATTTGACCCCAGAATGATGATTTACGCTGGCTACGCAGCGCCC comes from the Paenibacillus lentus genome and includes:
- a CDS encoding helix-turn-helix domain-containing protein produces the protein MLHVSPSSFILKPAFAKIVCEPGWKWHKRDKPLANYDLFYVWSGEGTVNLHDKSIPVSKGSCFLFRRGDHPSATHNPQRPLVLTYIHFDVDEPVSEVPGSYRKLEDTLDFEYMLSRYVRLFLIKAYAFEEEARLILKQLLIHLLREERYVPVEKKVSNQLAEIILEIANYVVQQPGLPHKVDSLAARAGLSPRYFSIKFKELIGMPVQAYIIKSRIDRAQHLLLHAGMNVTEVADALGYKDIFFFSRQFKQYTGKSPSEIR
- a CDS encoding PLP-dependent aminotransferase family protein → MDFILPIERHSKIHRYKYLVLYYALREAIHDGILTVGTRLPSTRELAALYGLSRGSVSQAYDMLHGDGYVYAEMGSGTYVSDVIPRSTQQLHEGSTIELSAWGGIVTELPRLEQRWCSSDNLISFCDTGPSLELFPLAEWKSAIAAAVREELDSSSLALEDAAGDIELREAIAAHLRHSRGIAADAEQICLFNGSMQALVLLAQLLLGPGQPAVLENPCYTGISRAVAACGARTIAAEVDGDGIVPRDWDARLLFVTPGRQYPTGAVLSPARRRELLAWAARRNAVIIEDDYDSEFRFAGRPLEPLKALDREERVVYVGSFSKTMFAALRIGYAVLPPSLVEPMARAKALYEPVSPARLEQRALARFMRRGEYARHLRRMRRYYGERHEWLCTSMHEYAGALFDLQPSDAGLHVYARWCGTAEDYELFRSAVFTDGVHFRDASIYHLSAGAPAACFCFARLDHKRIREGIQRMADVWKVVLSGRR
- a CDS encoding pyridoxamine 5'-phosphate oxidase family protein, yielding MRRKEFAMNENEQEVESFLQEMTFGFLGTVGSDGMCRVTPLNFVYGNGYFYVHGSLAGEKMKHLKSNSNVSFTVAKEYAIIPSYFTHPQLACPASAYFKSVMVSGHVEIVNDLQEKADAFSMFMQKLQPEGGYAPIDPANTLYAGQLKAVALIRIVPAKISAKFKFGQNLKADTFENVVEALRKRGENLDDETVEQMQKYCPFHAGE
- a CDS encoding aminotransferase class I/II-fold pyridoxal phosphate-dependent enzyme, with product MNPLAEQLNENLKSGNAHLFEMLSTLGKEIYFPKEGILSQSAEASSHAKKFNATIGIATENGGPMHLAVIQDTLSAYKPQDLYPYAPPAGKPELRTIWREKMIRENPSLNGKSFGNPIVTNALTHGLSIVADLFVDEGDAVIYPDKNWENYELTFGIRRHGSIVNYPLFTEDMKFNSEGLRETLLAQKDKGKAVVILNFPNNPTGYTPGAKEGEQIVAAIQEAAEAGINVVVVTDDAYFGLFFEDSLSESLYGKLAGLHPRILPIKVDGATKEEYVWGFRVGFITFAAENKEVLAALEQKTLGIIRATISSGAHPSQTFVLQALKSPDFETQKEEKFQVMKGRANKVKSLLDSGKYGDVWAYYPFNSGYFMCLKLREVQAEELRQHLLHEYGIGTIALGEHDLRIAFSCIAEDNLEELFDIIYKAVMDLQSK
- a CDS encoding YjcZ family sporulation protein, producing the protein MSGFEEGRGGCGGGYGGYGGGLFTSTGVILVLFILLVIVSRAFI
- a CDS encoding ABC transporter permease, producing the protein MDLRALRSQRKSSFWGQIIPYLPYVFQSGVAVVLLILIIVFSAWYTSFLQALPPGLPIRWIMFLLLGPLTVYSGFRTYVQPADVIFLLPQESRMKEYLFPVYFSGVVYKLLGLYLVTLTVWPMYVRSGEPVIPFWGMLIVLLLLKVLSTYGAWQELRITTSRAKAGYRLLRWCFILLMLAAWIWQPAWWKSLLFMLLLSVNYVLALRFPMKHALAWENLISYEKSGAARAMMILGWFVEIPAEGQKVIRRRWLSMIGNRIPWKQSTSYRYLLIKTFVRSELLGIIARLALLGMLLIYWTGNSWLGVAIYVFFIFIIATQLTALRYVHRDSPAASYYPIMQGIRLKEVLRLISRLLFVLAAILWLPLLAASLISPDANPMLGIGGLAAGMLLVLILRSNWTRKWSNLEEDE